The Pecten maximus chromosome 11, xPecMax1.1, whole genome shotgun sequence genome has a segment encoding these proteins:
- the LOC117338636 gene encoding uncharacterized protein DDB_G0284459-like: MGTYLCSIACLLIQRTVVEALLYESTNLSNNMPGKRRSKKKEVDEDENCSRDDGMALSRRSLSKRQRKVVSYSEDSPKTTKASKVTKKNILKDSNDNEIPQEHSKLSKKSKLKSEKTKLTDIKVVPIKTEEKETKVRKTKGTIRRGKKKYNQIGDEKKLLGGACDGVCNGAAANSIDKSAKDVQSDDVSVTCGQGQDSISQSQDASVTCGQGQDSISQSQDASVTCGQGQDSISQSQDATFTVGSPSAQDDPDLHFEDKHPSCATSEATLDTNTTEAKEDTAKTYVKQRDAQNTSVLQEAKQRDTQNTSVLQEAKQRDTQNTSVLQEAKQRDAQNTSVLQEDKQRDTQNTSVLQEAKQRDTQNTSVSEEDKQRDTQNTSVLQEDKQRDTQNTSVLQEAKQRDTQNTSVLQEDKQRDTQNTSVLQEDKQRDTQNTSVSEEDKQRDTQNTSFSEEDKQNAKVIQENTDNKVTQAKTLSRRDSLTKNRVLMDNVDTMAEKVAQKLASQQNEHLRPILDRMDDIMKSNKNNNNTGTVTVAAINSTSPPATVNVCGPTPLAAVVVTVGTHVS, translated from the exons ATGGGAACCTATCTGTGCAGTATTGCTTGCCTTCTGATCCAAAGAACTGTTGTGGAGGCCTTACTTTACGAGTCAACAAACCTCTCCAACAACATGCCTGGCAAGAGACGGTCTAAGAAG AAGGAAGTTGACGAGGATGAGAATTGCAGTCGGGACGATGGTATGGCTTTATCAAGGAGGTCGCTAAGTAAACGACAGAGAAAAGTTGTCTCCTACAGTGAAGACAGTCCAAAGACAACAAAGGCATCAAAAGTAACAAAGAAGAATATCCTCAAAGATTCCAATGATAACGAAATACCTCAGGAACATTCAAAGTTATCGAAGAAATCAAAACTAAAATCAGAAAAGACAAAACTAACAGACATCAAAGTAGTACCGATTAAAACAGAAGAAAAAGAGACGAAAGTAAGGAAGACTAAAGGTACAATTAGAAGAggaaaaaagaaatacaatCAAATTGGTGATGAAAAGAAACTACTTGGCGGTGCATGTGATGGAGTTTGTAATGGCGCAGCTGCAAACAGCATCGACAAGTCTGCAAAAGATGTACAGTCTGATGATGTATCAGTGACATGCGGTCAAGGTCAGGACTCAATCTCACAGTCCCAGGATGCATCAGTGACATGCGGTCAAGGTCAGGACTCAATCTCACAGTCCCAGGATGCATCAGTGACATGCGGTCAAGGTCAGGACTCAATCTCACAGTCCCAGGATGCTACGTTTACTGTGGGGTCACCGTCTGCACAGGATGATCCCGATCTACATTTCGAGGACAAACATCCCTCTTGTGCCACATCGGAAGCTACACTGGACACTAACACCACTGAAGCAAAGGAAGATACAGCAAAAACATACGTCAAACAGAGGGACGCACAAAACACAAGTGTCTTACAGGAGGCCAAACAGAGGGACACACAGAACACAAGTGTCTTACAGGAGGCCAAACAGAGGGACACACAGAACACAAGTGTCTTACAGGAGGCCAAACAGAGGGACGCACAGAACACAAGTGTCTTACAGGAGGACAAACAGAGGGACACACAGAACACAAGTGTCTTACAGGAGGCCAAACAGAGGGACACACAGAACACAAGTGTCTCAGAGGAGGACAAACAGAGGGACACACAGAACACAAGTGTCTTACAGGAGGACAAACAGAGGGACACACAGAACACAAGTGTCTTACAGGAGGCCAAACAGAGGGACACACAAAACACAAGTGTCTTACAGGAGGACAAACAGAGGGACACACAAAACACAAGTGTCTTACAGGAGGACAAACAGAGGGACACACAGAACACAAGTGTCTCAGAGGAGGACAAACAGAGGGACACACAAAACACAAGTTTCTCAGAGGAGGACAAACAGAATGCGAAAGTTATACAAGAAAACACGGATAACAAAGTTACACAAGCAAAAACTTTGTCACGACGTGACTCACTAACCAAGAACAGGGTGTTAATGGATAATGTTGATACCATGGCCGAGAAAGTTGCTCAGAAACTTGCATCTCAACAAAATGAACATCTTCGACCTATTCTTGACAGAATGGACGACATCATGAAG agcaacaaaaacaacaacaacactggaACAGTTACAGTTGCCGCCATTAACAGTACTTCACCTCCGGCCACAGTTAACGTGTGTGGTCCTACACCTCTAGCGGCGGTGGTGGTAACAGTGGGCACGCATGTCTCATGA
- the LOC117337298 gene encoding EKC/KEOPS complex subunit TP53RK-like yields MASERILMKQGAEAKLYKFSFYGKPCIVKERFKKTYRHPTLDASLTSQRMKSEVRAMLRSRMCGIFTPTVYFVDMVNNSIYMEEVHDSQTVRDYIMNIQKEIPDINLAMTVLEPLGKKIGEILGVMHKNNIIHGDLTSSNMLLKGQPSSFNIVMIDFGLSHFENMPEDKGVDLYVLERALLSTHPNTEKVFQVILDAYCVTNKDGAKEVLNKLEEVRMRGRKRTMVG; encoded by the exons ATGGCCAGCGAaaggattttgatgaaacaagGCGCCGAagcaaaattgtacaaatttagCTTCTATGGAAAACCATGTATTGTTAAAGAACGTTTTAAGAAAACATACAGACACCCAACTCTCGACGCATCGTTAACCTCGCAGAGAATGAAATCTGAAGTGCGAGCAATGCTCCGAAGCCGAATGTGCG GTATTTTTACACCAACAGTTTACTTTGTAGACATGGtgaacaacagtatatatatggaGGAGGTGCACGACTCCCAGACAGTCAGAGACTATATCATGAACATTCAGAAAGAAATTCCTGATATCAATTTAGCAATGACTGTCCTAGAACCCCTTGGaaagaaaattggtgaaattTTAGGTGTCATGCACAAAAATAATATCATTCATGGTGACCTAACATCTTCCAATATGCTGCTGAAGGGGCAACCGTCATCTTTCAATATTGTTATGATAGATTTTGGCCTGAGTCACTTTGAAAATATGCCAGAGGACAAAGGTGTTGATTTGTATGTGTTGGAGCGAGCCTTGCTGAGTACACATCCTAACACAGAGAAAGTGTTCCAGGTTATACTTGATGCTTACTGTGTCACTAACAAAGATGGAGCCAAGGAGGTCCTCAATAAGCTGGAGGAAGTGAGAATGAGAGGAAGAAAGCGTACCATGGTGGGATGA